One genomic region from Streptomyces sp. NBC_00457 encodes:
- a CDS encoding type II toxin-antitoxin system death-on-curing family toxin, producing MKYLTVQEVLDLAELACGEQTQVAVRDLGLLSSAVHRPQSQMFGVEAYTDLFEKAAALFQSLAVNHPLVDGNKRMAWMCTVVFLDFNGTEMLDVDQDEAYKLVIEVASGGLEDVGLIALRLRALHEAM from the coding sequence ATGAAGTACCTCACGGTCCAGGAGGTCCTGGACCTGGCGGAGCTGGCGTGCGGGGAGCAGACGCAGGTCGCCGTACGTGACCTGGGTCTGCTCAGCTCGGCCGTCCATCGCCCCCAGTCGCAGATGTTCGGCGTCGAGGCGTACACGGACCTCTTCGAGAAGGCTGCCGCGCTGTTTCAATCGCTGGCTGTGAATCATCCTCTGGTGGACGGCAACAAGCGCATGGCGTGGATGTGCACCGTCGTCTTCCTCGACTTCAACGGTACTGAGATGCTCGACGTCGATCAGGACGAGGCGTACAAGCTCGTCATCGAGGTGGCATCCGGCGGCCTGGAGGACGTGGGGCTGATCGCCCTCCGCTTGAGGGCGCTGCACGAGGCCATGTGA